The region ATTTTTTGCAGAGTTAAAAATTGATTGCATTACAAATGTTGTTTTTCCAGTCCCGGCAGTACCTGCTATCAATATAATTGAAGGTCTGAGGAAGCCTCCATTAAGCACTTTGTCAAGACCTTTTACTCCTGTTATAACCTGCTTCATGACATGCTCATTTTATGATTTGAGACTATAACAAGTTTTCTATATCTTTTATATTTTATCATACAAAAGAAAAATTATCCTATAATATTTTTTATCTGTTCGGATGCTTTTGCCATTTCAATTAAAACCAATCCAAGACCCGCATCTGGTTTTGTCATAACTAATAGCAATGCTTTTCCTCCAGCACCAGTTCCAATTACTCTTCCCATCTTGGTTTCAACAATTATTCTTTCAGGAATACCTTTTCCAAGTTCTATCGTTGCTGTTTCCGCCGCTCCTATCATGGTAGCTGACATAGCCACAAAAGT is a window of Candidatus Methanoperedens sp. DNA encoding:
- a CDS encoding roadblock/LC7 domain-containing protein; its protein translation is MTITEMLEKVLKDINNIGGVEESAVASRDGLLICSTISKKQHAETFVAMSATMIGAAETATIELGKGIPERIIVETKMGRVIGTGAGGKALLLVMTKPDAGLGLVLIEMAKASEQIKNIIG